The Candidatus Aminicenantes bacterium genome includes the window AAAGTTGGGTTCTATTACGTTTCGTGTGGGTAAATCCGCATAGATGATGAGCGAGAAATTGTTGTGATGAGTACCCAGAGGGCATACATACCCGCAGGGCATAAGGCATAAGCGAACGCAAACGGCAGGTTCCGGGGCCCCATGGGCTGAGGCAGGACGACCGAAGGTAAAATGATGCCCAGGATTACATCCCAAATAACCACCGGGGTCATTTTAGTCCGCCGAAGACCGCATGGGTCCGAACCGAAGTGGTGAGCGGTGACTTGTGCCCGAAAGGGTACTCTCATGCAGCCTTATCATTTTTTCAAATATGTATAACCCCCAAACCCACACAAAATGGAAGAGAACCCAACTTTCCAACTCTCCCCATTTGCATCCCCCGGGAACTTTGGACTACAATGAACTTTCCACACAGGGGCCGTCCCAACCGGTAACCGTTTTCCGGACGGCCGCCAAGGAGGCGGTATTGAAAAACGAAGCGATGTTGTTGCTAGGGGATGAGGCCATTGCCCAGGGTGCCCTGGATGCCGGGGTGTCGGGCTTTTACGCGTATCCCGGAACACCTTCCACCGAGATCATGGAGTACGTTCAGCGTTCCAGGGACGCGGCGGAGCGCAATGTGCACCGGGCATGGTCGGCCAATGAAAAGACGGCGGTTGAAAGCGCCCTGGGAATGTCTTACGCGGGCAAACGCGCCATGGCCTGCATGAAGCACGTGGGCCTGAACGTGGCCGCCGACCCCTTTATCAACTCCGCCATCACCGGCGTCAACGGAGGGCTCATCATCACCGTGGCGGACGATCCCTCCATGCACTCTTCTCAGAATGAACAGGACTCGCGCTTTTACGGCAAATTCGCCTTGTTACCCATGCTGGAACCATCCAGCCAGCAGGAAGCCTACGACATGTGCCGACATGGTTTCGAACTCTCGGAAGCCGTCCAGTTGCCGGTGCTTTTGCGCATCACCACGCGCCTGGCCCACAGCCGATCCGGAGTAAAACCCCGGCCCGCGATTCCCGAGCGGCCGCTGCAATTGCCGCAGGATATGCGCCAGTTTGTTTTGCTGCCCGCCATTGCCCGCAAACGCTATCGGCGATTGATTGAATTGCAGCCCGAACTCGTGAAAGCGGCACAGGAATCTCCTTTCAATAGTTACCAGGACGGCCCGGACCGCTCGATGGGCATCGTGGCTTGCGGCTTGGCTATAAACTATGTACGCGAGAGCTTCCCCGATGGAGTCTCGCCGTACCCTCTGTTACAGATCGGCCAATACCCCGTTCCCGTGAACCGGCTGGAACGCATGGCCGATGAATGCGGCCGCATCCTGGTGGTGGAAGAGGGCCAGCCATTTGTGGAAGAGTCGTTGCGCGGAGCCCTGAATCGGGGCATGGACGTGCGGGGACGCATGGACGGCACTTTGCCGCCGGACGGCGAACTGACACCCAACCGCGTGCGGGTGGCCCTGGGCATGGATGATCGCAGCGGTGAACCCGTTCCGGAAATCGTGCGCATGCGCCCTCCGGCGCTGTGTCGCGGCTGCTCCCACGCGGATACCTATAAAGCGCTCAACCAGGCCGTTAAAAGTGAATATGGTGACGGCCATGTTTTTTCCGACATCGGCTGCTATACCCTGGGTGCGCTGCCGCCCTTTGAATCCGTCAATTCCTGCGTGGATATGGGAGCCTCCATCACCATGGCCAAGGGGGCGGCGGATGCCGGCATGCGACCCGCGGTCGCCGTAATCGGCGACTCTACTTTTTGCCACAGCGGCATGACGGGACTGCTGGACGCGGTGATCGAAAACACGCCCATCCTGGTGATGATTCTGGACAACTCGGCAACCGCCATGACCGGCGGCCAGGATTCCCACGCCTACGGGCGTTTGGAAAATATCTGCCTGGGCCTGGGAGTGGAAAGGGAGCACCTCCACCTGATCAACCCGGTGCCGAAAAATCACGGTGACTTCGTGGCGTTAATCCGTCGTGAACTCGATTATGACGGCGTTTCCGTGATCATTCCCACCCGGGAGTGCATTCAAACCCTGAAAAAGCGTTCCAAGGGCAAACCCGCTGGTTCACCAGCCGGCAAACAAGGAGGCAGACAATGAAGTGCGATATCATCCTGGCGGGTGTCGGCGGACAAGGGATCCTCTCCATCGCCACGGTACTGGGGTATGCGGCCATCGAGTCGGGTCTCAGTCTGAAGCAGGCGGAAGTCCACGGCATGTCCCAGCGCGGTGGCGCCGTACAGTCTCATCTGCGCATTGCCCAAGGCTTTATCCATTCCGACCTGGTGGCGCTCGGGGGAGCGGACCTGGTGGTGTCGGTGGAACCCATGGAGGCGTTGCGCTACCTGCCCTGGCTGGGTCCGGAAGGCTGGGTGGTAACCAATACCACCCCTTTTGTCAATATTCCCGACTATCCGCGCGAAGCGGAATTGGCGGCGTCACTGGAAGCGCTCCCCCGCAAAGTGGCCATTGACGCCGACGGCATCGCCCGGGATGCGGGCAATCCCCGCGGCATGAACATGGCGGTGGCCGGGGCCGCTTCGCTGTTCATTGATATCCCGTTTATCAACATGGAAGCGGGTGTGAAAGCCATTTTCTCCCGCAAAGGCGAGGAAGTGGTGGAAAAAAACCTGGCCGTTCTGCGCGAAGGACGCCGGCAGGCGGAAGCCGCACGCGGCTGATTAGGAGCGAAACCCGTTAATGGTTTAAAACCCATCCCCCCCGTGTCAGGACAAGTCGGGAAATTCGACATGAAAGGCGGATTCCAAAACCAGGCGGGGAATGTCTATCACCGGCAGGTTGGTGACGTCGATGATTACCGAATCAGAGGTGGCGATTACGTCTCCTTCGCACTGCTTGATGACATGGTCCGCCGACCGCGCCAATTCGGTTACACCCGTCAGCCCCCGTTCCCGCATGTGCGTATCCATTGCCACCGCGTGATCGGCGCTGTGAGAGACCGGCGAGTCGAAAACCACCAAAACCGCCTGCGGATGCTGGGCGGTCAGCCAGTCGCAAACCAGATCCATGGCACGTTGGAAACGCTCATTATCGCGGATGCGGCCGCGGTTTTCACCCACGTCGCGCAGGATGCCGTCGGTGGACAGAAAGAGGGGATTGCCCAGCAGGTGGTTCATGACCGTGAAAAAAACATTATAGGCATCCAGGCAAACCTTTTTTCCGCTGATCTTTTCAACCAGGCGGGCGCGGCGACGCCGTGAATCATGGCGCGTCGCGTAGGCGCGAAACAGGATATGCCGCTGGCGGCGGTTTAGGTTATAGCGGTCCCCCACCAGTTGCAGCAGGGGCTTGCCCGAGTACCCCCGTTCCAGGAAAAAAACGTAGTCATGGGCGGCCGCGTCAAGCATGGAAGAAAACAGTTTGCCGTCGTGCATCAGGTTTCACCCATGAATATAGCATATCCCGGATGAAATGCGGGAGTTAAAACGGGGGGGACGGTCCTATTCCACCGTGAAATCCACCCGGGCGGGCGGGCAGGCGGATTCGGGAAACCAGGTGATGAATTCCCGCTTCAAGGTCACCCAAAGGCGGTAATTTCCCGGGGCCAGGGCCAGGGGAACGCTCCCCTCAAAAGCAAGAGAGTCACCCCGGGGCAGGTTGCGGGGAATGGTGAACTGGTGAAAGTCGCGCTCGATCAGCCCGTCGTTGCGGTCGCGCAACTGCACGCCCACGGCGATGCGGTGACTGCCGCCGCCGCTGTACCAGTCGAAATTGCCCGTGTTTTCCAGCTCCATGTGGAGACGCAGCTTTCCGCCCCTGGGCAGGATGGACGCCTGCGTCCCAACCTGAATCCGGGCGTTGTATTCCAGCGGGGTGATGTCAATGCCGGTGCGCCATTCACCGCGCAAGGCGCCGCTTCCGGGCTTGCAGAGCAGCAGCGACACGGAGGTAAACCAGGTAGAAAAATAGCGCAGAATGACGTGGGGACGCCGCAACACCTGCTCGGGAAGCTTGATGGGATCCTGGTGGAAAGGCGCTTCCAGCCGCATGTCCATGGAATCACTGTCCAGCGTGAAACCCACGCCGCGACAAAGGCGGAGCAGGTCGTCCAGAGAGAAAATCCGGGTATTGGGAATGGAACGTCCCAGGCGGTTCAGGCGCACTTCGGTGGTGATGGCTGCGGCGCCGCCGGGTTTGAGAACCCGGTACATTTCCCTCAGGGAACGGCGGATTTCATTGATGTTGCCGAAGTGTTCAATGGATGAGGCGGAAAAAACGAAATCAAAGCTGTGGTCTTTGAAATTCAGGTTGCGTGCGTCCATGCGCTGCAGGTCGAGGCTTTTTTGGGGACAGACAAAGGGGGCGTACTTGGCGGGGTGGTCGGGAATATCGGGTTCGTCTTCGCCGCCCAGGTAGGTGCCGGCATAAAGGTCGATGCCCGTGACCCGGCGGACCTTGTGGGTCAGGTAGTAGACCACGGGTTCGCGCCCCGCACCAACGGCAAGGCAGGCGGCTTGCGGATGCAGGCGGCGGTCCCGGGCCAGCATGTAGACGAGTTGGACGAACTCCCAGTGTTTGCGGTGAAAGCTTTCACTATCCATGGTGAAGAGGGGCGCCATCTCGTCCAATACGGCACGCCATTCACTGTTCTCCAGGTCGGAAACCTGGGGGATTTTGTTGAGGGGAACCGGATTGTGTCGACGCTCTTTGCGGAGTGATTCCATCGTCACGATCGCATAGAGGATGCGGTCGAAAGGGCGGATAAAGGCTTTGTAGAAGAGGTTGGAGAATAACAGGTGATTAAGACGGTCCCGCAGCATCCAGGATAGTTACCAGAAGCCGGCGGACCTGTCAACAGTGGTTGCCAGGTTTCAAGCCTTGGGGTAAGATTGATTTCCGCTGTTTGCGGCGGGTCTGAATGGAGAATGCCGATGAGTCGATTTGTTGAACGGGTAGATGCACCGGCGGGGACATCACTGGTATTGCAGGGCAACGAGGCTTTCGCCCTGGGCGTGGTACACGCCGGGTTTCACGCCGCGGACGGCTATCCCGGTACCCCCAGCACGGAAGTGATCCATGATTGCCTGTCGCGGGTGCAGGATCGCATGGTCGTGGGCTGGGACGTCAACGAGGCGGTTGCGGTTGCCGTGGGCGTGGGTCACTCCGCGGCCGGATCGGATACCGTGGTCACCATGAAAACCCCCGGGGCTTTCCAGGCCGGAGACGCCATCACCACGGCCGCGTTTTACCATGCCCCCGCGGGCGCGCTGGTCTACTACGTGGCCACGGATTACGTGCCGTCCAGCACACAGCACGTGATTGACTTGCGCTACTTTTTTTATTCTTCCCGCCTGCCCGTAATGGAACCCCGAAATCACCAGGACTTTTACGATTTTCCCCGCATGGCGGCCGACCTCAGCCGCGGCATGAATTCGCCGGTGGTGATCCTGGCCAACGGCATCCTCTGCCATTCCGAAGGTGTGGTGTGTACCGCGGAACCCCGCGTGGTGCCGAAACGCGAGTTACCGCAAAATTTCCACGGCTGGATGGGCCTGCCCAACCTGGCACGAAAAAACTACGACCATGCCACAAGCGAACGCATGCCGGCGGTCGAGGCGTTGTTTAACCGCGAACCCCTGGTGCAATTTGAATCCGGGGATCCATCCTGGGGCATCCTGGCTTCGGGTGAAAGCAGCCTGCAGGTGCGGGAGGCGCTGGCCGTCAGCGGCCTGGCACCCGCGCGATTGTTCCTGGCGGGAACCGTTCCGTTTCCGCGGCAGGCAGTAACCCGCTTTGTTGCGGATATCAAGGGCCCCCTCTACGTGTTCGAAGACGGGGACCGCTGGGTGGAAGAGCGCTGCCGCCTGGCGGGAATCGATGTGTCGGGCAAGCCGGCCCATTCCGCGCGAACCCAATGGACTCCGGGTGACATCCTGTCTTTCCTGGCCGAACGGGGCCATGTCGAGTCGAGGCCCGCGCAACCGGACGTGGCTGTACGCCCGCTTCCCCGTCCGCCCGGCATCTGTCCCGGATGCCCATATCGAGCTTTCGGCCTGGCCGTGGCGGAAGCGCGCAAAAAGGGTCGTTTGACCGCGGTTTTCGGGGATATCGGGTGTTCGACCCTGCTCTATTTCATGAATGCAATTGACACCTGCATGTGCATGGGCGCGTCGGATTCCATGCGCCAGGGCATGGCGTTGTCGCGGCCGGAACAGGCCGCGCGATTCATCAGCGTGTTGGGAGATTCCTGCGAATGCCACTCGGGGCTGGACTCCACCCGCAACGCCGTCTTTCGCAACACCCCGGGCGTCAAGGTGATCCTGGACAACCGCATCACCGCCATGACCGGCGGACAGCCCGCGCCCAGCAGCGGCGTGAACCTGGCCGGCAGCAGGGTCCCTTTCTCTTTGCGCGCGGCGGTGTCTGTGGAAACCCCCAACACCGAAGCCGTTGACGCTTACGACCTCAACGGTGTGGCGGATGCCCTGAAGCGGGCCTTGGCGCGTGCCGGGAAGGGGGACTTTTCCTGCCTGATCCTGGAAGGGGCCTGTGTGCAACAGGTGTCCCGGGATTCCCGCCGCCGTCGCGTGCGCATCAATGCAGACAAGTGCCGCCGTTGCGGACAATGCGATATCTGCCCCGGCATTGAGCTGGCGGCAAACAAGGTTCCGCATTTTACCGCCTTGTGCACCAATTGCGGAGGCTCAAACCCGGTATGCATGCAGCGCTGCCCCTTCGGTGCCATCGAGATGATCCGCGAAGAAGAATCGCAACCGGTTTCCACAGCGCAAAAGCGGGAATCCCAACCGCCGGCGAAACCAAAGATCGACCCCGCCGACCTGCCTCGTTCCATGCGTGTGGCCGTGCGCGGCGTGGGCGGCCAGGGCAATCTCTTTTTCGGGCGTGTCCTGTCGCAACTGGCCATGGAAACGCCCTACGCGCATACCCGCGTGGTCAAGGGTGATACCCACGGCATGGCGCAGTTGGGCGGAGCGGTGATCTCGACTTTTGCCTGCGGTGACGTGCACTCTCCCGTCCCCGCGCCCGGCACCGTGGATGTGCTGGCGGCAATGGAAACCGGCGAGGTATTGCGCCCCGGTTTCCTGGGCTTGTTGAAACCGGGCGGAACCGTGGTGCTGAATCATTTCCGCGTGGTGCCCCCGGGAATGAAGCCGCAAGATTATCCCGGCTTCGATGCCATCCGCGCCGCGCTAAACCAATATCGTGTGGTAGAACTGGACGCGCATGAGGCAGCCCGGCAATCGGGGGATGAGACGGGACGCAGCGCCAACGTGGTGGTACTGG containing:
- a CDS encoding indolepyruvate ferredoxin oxidoreductase — protein: MLLLGDEAIAQGALDAGVSGFYAYPGTPSTEIMEYVQRSRDAAERNVHRAWSANEKTAVESALGMSYAGKRAMACMKHVGLNVAADPFINSAITGVNGGLIITVADDPSMHSSQNEQDSRFYGKFALLPMLEPSSQQEAYDMCRHGFELSEAVQLPVLLRITTRLAHSRSGVKPRPAIPERPLQLPQDMRQFVLLPAIARKRYRRLIELQPELVKAAQESPFNSYQDGPDRSMGIVACGLAINYVRESFPDGVSPYPLLQIGQYPVPVNRLERMADECGRILVVEEGQPFVEESLRGALNRGMDVRGRMDGTLPPDGELTPNRVRVALGMDDRSGEPVPEIVRMRPPALCRGCSHADTYKALNQAVKSEYGDGHVFSDIGCYTLGALPPFESVNSCVDMGASITMAKGAADAGMRPAVAVIGDSTFCHSGMTGLLDAVIENTPILVMILDNSATAMTGGQDSHAYGRLENICLGLGVEREHLHLINPVPKNHGDFVALIRRELDYDGVSVIIPTRECIQTLKKRSKGKPAGSPAGKQGGRQ
- a CDS encoding SAM-dependent methyltransferase, yielding MLRDRLNHLLFSNLFYKAFIRPFDRILYAIVTMESLRKERRHNPVPLNKIPQVSDLENSEWRAVLDEMAPLFTMDSESFHRKHWEFVQLVYMLARDRRLHPQAACLAVGAGREPVVYYLTHKVRRVTGIDLYAGTYLGGEDEPDIPDHPAKYAPFVCPQKSLDLQRMDARNLNFKDHSFDFVFSASSIEHFGNINEIRRSLREMYRVLKPGGAAAITTEVRLNRLGRSIPNTRIFSLDDLLRLCRGVGFTLDSDSMDMRLEAPFHQDPIKLPEQVLRRPHVILRYFSTWFTSVSLLLCKPGSGALRGEWRTGIDITPLEYNARIQVGTQASILPRGGKLRLHMELENTGNFDWYSGGGSHRIAVGVQLRDRNDGLIERDFHQFTIPRNLPRGDSLAFEGSVPLALAPGNYRLWVTLKREFITWFPESACPPARVDFTVE
- a CDS encoding pyruvate ferredoxin oxidoreductase, with the translated sequence MPMSRFVERVDAPAGTSLVLQGNEAFALGVVHAGFHAADGYPGTPSTEVIHDCLSRVQDRMVVGWDVNEAVAVAVGVGHSAAGSDTVVTMKTPGAFQAGDAITTAAFYHAPAGALVYYVATDYVPSSTQHVIDLRYFFYSSRLPVMEPRNHQDFYDFPRMAADLSRGMNSPVVILANGILCHSEGVVCTAEPRVVPKRELPQNFHGWMGLPNLARKNYDHATSERMPAVEALFNREPLVQFESGDPSWGILASGESSLQVREALAVSGLAPARLFLAGTVPFPRQAVTRFVADIKGPLYVFEDGDRWVEERCRLAGIDVSGKPAHSARTQWTPGDILSFLAERGHVESRPAQPDVAVRPLPRPPGICPGCPYRAFGLAVAEARKKGRLTAVFGDIGCSTLLYFMNAIDTCMCMGASDSMRQGMALSRPEQAARFISVLGDSCECHSGLDSTRNAVFRNTPGVKVILDNRITAMTGGQPAPSSGVNLAGSRVPFSLRAAVSVETPNTEAVDAYDLNGVADALKRALARAGKGDFSCLILEGACVQQVSRDSRRRRVRINADKCRRCGQCDICPGIELAANKVPHFTALCTNCGGSNPVCMQRCPFGAIEMIREEESQPVSTAQKRESQPPAKPKIDPADLPRSMRVAVRGVGGQGNLFFGRVLSQLAMETPYAHTRVVKGDTHGMAQLGGAVISTFACGDVHSPVPAPGTVDVLAAMETGEVLRPGFLGLLKPGGTVVLNHFRVVPPGMKPQDYPGFDAIRAALNQYRVVELDAHEAARQSGDETGRSANVVVLGLLSTLAPLNHIPEAAWRLALSKVTASDAARRINDVAFDAGRRIGLQADGQ
- a CDS encoding indolepyruvate oxidoreductase subunit beta; the encoded protein is MKCDIILAGVGGQGILSIATVLGYAAIESGLSLKQAEVHGMSQRGGAVQSHLRIAQGFIHSDLVALGGADLVVSVEPMEALRYLPWLGPEGWVVTNTTPFVNIPDYPREAELAASLEALPRKVAIDADGIARDAGNPRGMNMAVAGAASLFIDIPFINMEAGVKAIFSRKGEEVVEKNLAVLREGRRQAEAARG
- a CDS encoding DUF434 domain-containing protein translates to MHDGKLFSSMLDAAAHDYVFFLERGYSGKPLLQLVGDRYNLNRRQRHILFRAYATRHDSRRRRARLVEKISGKKVCLDAYNVFFTVMNHLLGNPLFLSTDGILRDVGENRGRIRDNERFQRAMDLVCDWLTAQHPQAVLVVFDSPVSHSADHAVAMDTHMRERGLTGVTELARSADHVIKQCEGDVIATSDSVIIDVTNLPVIDIPRLVLESAFHVEFPDLS